The Nitrospira sp. sequence CCTTCTTATTCTTGGTTCCGATGATGGCTGTGGTGTCCATAGCTTGTTCCCTTCCTGTCGACGATAGTGGCCGGCGATCTGGCGCTGATGTTAGGCGCTGAATGAACTGCCGCACCCACACGTCGTTCTGGCTTGTGGGTTCTTGATCGCAAAGCCTGAGCCTTGCACGCTGTCCTGGAAATCGACTTCACAACCGGCGAGCAGTGGGGCGCTCTGGGAGTCCATGATGATCTTGACATTACCCTTTTCGATCACCGTGTCGTCGTCGCCGGTCGCAGACTCGAA is a genomic window containing:
- the erpA gene encoding iron-sulfur cluster insertion protein ErpA, translated to MITITPMAEGKIRELMQEEKDTIGLRVYVKGGGCHGYQYGMAFESATGDDDTVIEKGNVKIIMDSQSAPLLAGCEVDFQDSVQGSGFAIKNPQARTTCGCGSSFSA